One genomic window of Saccopteryx bilineata isolate mSacBil1 chromosome 4, mSacBil1_pri_phased_curated, whole genome shotgun sequence includes the following:
- the LOC136334102 gene encoding LOW QUALITY PROTEIN: disintegrin and metalloproteinase domain-containing protein 20-like (The sequence of the model RefSeq protein was modified relative to this genomic sequence to represent the inferred CDS: inserted 2 bases in 2 codons; substituted 2 bases at 2 genomic stop codons): protein MPSPTHSHTLXLLPIPQLTGPGRXSMSQSACGLVRWWGPTFTADPAFLHSCXRLSPSXGMRLAEDSVPLWAAFLLPVLWVVWSPVQGSPGRPSWRYISSEVVIPQKQVHHGKGGQVPGWLSYSLRFGGQRHVIHLRHKKLFMSRDLLLMTQDDQGTLQVEYPFVPHDCYYLGYLEGVPLSMVTVDTCYGGLEGIMKVDDLAYEIKPLKDSRTFEHLVSQIVADTKAIGPMYSLGYKEERHPLFSPANASAAPRISSKLYSSHKMNIKGCVISSTSIYTLFHNVSKTAQYLINIASIVDSILQGLDMKYYVSVMIIYDRADPTAMNNFQVPGSAFHTYYAKNIYNIFKPHSSMLLIKDGPEDITFQPHLYGLCSDHNLIMVGQLGRHYLLLSIIATQQIARNYGIYYDEEDCVCQRRTTCIMYRYPVLTDAFSNCSFMHVQHISSSLESCLFNPDFIYHNKSLTYVRCGNSVVDEGEHCDCGSFKQCYHNPCCNADCTFTPGSVCNTGRCCTNCTYSPRGTLCRPIQNICDLPEYCLGHTFMCPDNFYLQDGTPCTEEGYCFHGNCTDRNMHCKEIFGEGAQNSPDACYVINRRGHRFGHCGTRVQSKPVTCAQEDIQCGRLQCTNVTHLPKLQEHVGFHQSVFEGSLCFGVGSHRGTGTTDIGAVRPGTPCGGGKFCLNNQCNGIVARINYDCPPIKCNLRGVCNNKGHCHCRVGWDPPRCINKGAGGSVDSGPPPRRMRSVTQSDLSVLYLRVVFGRIYALIASLLIAVAMNTRTVRTITVREVTAED from the exons AtgcccagccccacccacagccaCACCCTGTGACTGTTACCTATACCCCAGCTGACAGGCCCAGGGA GTTCTATGTCACAATCTGCTTGTGGCCTGGTTAGGTGGTGGGGACCCACCTTCACTGCAGACCCtgcctttctccattcctgttgaCGGTTGTCCCCAA AGGGCATGAGACTGGCAGAGGACTCGGTCCCCCTGTGGGCGGCCTTCTTGCTACCAGTGCTTTGGGTGGTGTGGTCTCCAGTCCAGGGTTCTCCAGGTCGACCGTCATGGCGCTACATCTCCTCTGAGGTGGTGATTCCCCAGAAGCAAGTGCACCATGGCAAAGGTGGCCAGGTGCCCGGCTGGCTCTCCTACAGCCTGAGGTTTGGGGGACAGAGACACGTTATCCATCTGCGGCACAAGAAACTGTTTATGTCCAGAGATCTGCTGCTGATGACTCAGGATGACCAGGGAACCTTGCAGGTGGAGTACCCTTTTGTCCCCCATGACTGCTACTACCTTGGCTACCTGGAGGGGGTTCCTCTTTCCATGGTCACCGTGGACACATGCTATGGGGGCCTAGAAGGTATTATGAAGGTGGATGACCTTGCCTATGAAATCAAACCCCTCAAGGACTCCCGAACCTTTGAACACCTGGTTTCCCAGATAGTGGCAGACACCAAGGCAATAGGACCCATGTACTCTCTGGGGTACAAGGAAGAGAGGCACCCCCTGTTCTCTCCAGCCAATGCCAGTGCAGCCCCCAGGATCAGTAGTAAGctttattcatcacataaaatgaatataaaaggctGTGTAATAAGTTCTACCTCAATATATACTCTATTCCACAATGTGTCAAAGACTGCCCAGTATCTGATAAATATAGCTAGCATAGTTGATTCCATTCTTCAAGGTCTTGATATGAAATACTATGTCAGCGTAATGATCATTTATGATAGAGCAGATCCAACTGCAATGAACAACTTTCAGGTGCCAGGAAGTGCCTTTCATACCTATTATGCaaagaacatttataatatttttaagccaCACTCATCCATGCTTTTGATTAAAGACGGGCCCGAAGACATTACTTTTCAGCCTCACCTATATGGACTGTGCTCAGACCATAATCTCATCATGGTTGGTCAACTAGGCAGACATTATTTATTGTTGTCTATTATAGCCACCCAACAAATTGCAAGAAATTATGGTATCTATTATGATGAAGAAGATTGTGTTTGCCAAAGACGGACCACCTGCATCATGTATAGATATCCAGTACTGACAGACGCCTTCAGTAACTGCTCCTTTATGCATGTTCAGCATATTTCTTCTAGCCTTGAAAGTTGCCTGTTCAATCCTGACTTTATCTATCACAATAAAAGCCTGACATATGTTCGGTGTGGGAACTCTGTGGTGGATGAAGGTGAGCACTGTGACTGTGGATCCTTCAAGCAGTGTTATCACAACCCATGCTGCAATGCTGACTGTACCTTTACACCCGGAAGCGTGTGTAACACAGGCAGATGCTGCACAAACTGCACCTACTCGCCCAGAGGAACACTCTGCCGACCAATCCAGAACATCTGTGACCTTCCGGAGTACTGCCTTGGGCAcacctttatgtgccctgacaactTTTATCTGCAAGATGGAACCCCGTGCACTGAGGAAGGCTACTGCTTCCATGGGAACTGTACTGACCGCAACATGCATTGCAAGGAGATTTTTGGTGAAGGTGCACAGAACTCTCCAGACGCCTGCTATGTGATCAATAGAAGGGGCCACCGGTTTGGACACTGTGGAACTCGTGTTCAATCCAAACCAGTAACTTGTGCTCAAGAAGACATTCAGTGTGGACGCCTACAGTGCACCAATGTCACTCATCTGCCTAAGCTGCAAGAACATGTTGGATTCCATCAGAGTGTGTTCGAGGGGTCTTTGTGTTTTGGAGTGGGGTCACACCGGGGCACAGGAACAACTGATATTGGTGCTGTGAGACCTGGTACCCCCTGTGGTGGTGGAAAATTCTGTCTGAATAATCAGTGCAATGGTATTGTGGCTAGAATAAATTATGACTGCCCTCCTATTAAGTGCAATCTGAGGGGAGTTTGCAACAACAAAGGGCACTGTCATTGCCGTGTAGGCTGGGACCCCCCACGATGCATAAACAAAGGAGCCGGAGGGAGTGTGGACAGTGGACCCCCTCCAAGAAGAATGCGGTCAGTAACGCAGAGTGACCTGTCAGTGCTGTATCTGAGAGTGGTCTTTGGTCGAATATACGCTCTCATAGCTTCACTCCTCATTGCAGTGGCCATGAACACGAGAACTGTCAGGACGATCACAGTCAGAGAAGTCACAGCTGAAGACTAA